Proteins encoded together in one Coffea arabica cultivar ET-39 chromosome 2c, Coffea Arabica ET-39 HiFi, whole genome shotgun sequence window:
- the LOC113727096 gene encoding ferredoxin-thioredoxin reductase, variable chain-like, with the protein MTTSSSFFSSSILNIPISKTNSLIIPSPKIPSLDNPFPRIKFPSRNCTAPIKCSSDSSSTTVVDAAETSSNSVKSSNSDSKDSVDGVYDEKAAEAQGKFGARVRVKVPIKVYHVPKVPETDLNGRIGFLKQYVAVHKGKKISANLPYKVEFVEEHVEGKKGPVKFFAHLKEDEFEYLD; encoded by the coding sequence atgacTACTTCTTCgtctttcttctcttcttcaaTTCTTAACATTCCCATCTCTAAAACCAATTCTCTCATCATCCCATCTCCCAAAATCCCATCTTTAGACAACCCTTTTCCCAGGATCAAATTCCCTTCAAGAAATTGTACAGCACCCATCAAATGTTCCTCAGATTCCAGTTCTACTACAGTAGTTGACGCTGCAGAGACATCCTCCAATTCAGTAAAATCGTCAAATTCAGACAGCAAGGATAGTGTTGATGGTGTTTATGATGAAAAAGCAGCTGAAGCACAAGGGAAATTTGGGGCCAGAGTTAGAGTAAAAGTTCCAATCAAAGTTTACCATGTTCCGAAAGTTCCGGAGACTGATTTAAATGGGAGAATTGGGTTCTTGAAGCAGTATGTTGCAGTGCATAAAGgcaagaaaatttctgctaATTTGCCGTATAAAGTGGAGTTTGTGGAGGAGCATGTTGAGGGGAAAAAGGGGCCGGTCAAGTTCTTTGCGCATTTGAAAGAGGATGAGTTTGAGTATCTTGACTGA